In Carassius carassius chromosome 5, fCarCar2.1, whole genome shotgun sequence, one genomic interval encodes:
- the mob1a gene encoding MOB kinase activator 1A — protein sequence MSFLFGGRSSKTFKPKKNIPEGSHQYELLKHAEATLGSGNLRAAVMLPEGEDLNEWIAVNSVDFFNQINMLYGTITEFCTETNCPVMSAGPRYEYHWADGTNIKKPIKCSAPKYIDYLMTWVQDQLDDETLFPSKIGVPFPKNFMSVAKTILKRLFRVYAHIYHQHFDSVMQLQEEAHLNTSFKHFIFFVQEFNLIDRRELAPLQDLIEKLGSKDR from the exons TGGAGGCCGTTCATCAAAGACTTTCAAGCCCAAGAAGAACATCCCAGAAGGCTCTCATCAGTATGAGCTGCTGAAACATGCAGAGGCCACCTTAGGAAGCGGAAACCTCCGGGCTGCTGTGATGTTACCAGAGGGAGAGGACCTCAACGAGTGGATTGCGGTTAATT CTGTGGACTTTTTCAACCAGATCAACATGCTCTATGGCACAATCACTGAATTTTGCACCGAAACTAACTGCCCTGTTATGTCTGCGGGGCCAAG GTATGAATATCACTGGGCAGACGGCACCAACATCAAAAAACCCATCAAGTGTTCTGCTCCCAAATACATTGACTACTTGATGACCTGGGTTCAGGATCAGCTGGATGATGAAACTCTCTTCCCGTCTAAGATCG GCGTTCCTTTCCCGAAGAACTTCATGTCAGTGGCAAAGACTATACTGAAGCGTCTGTTCAGGGTTTATGCTCATATTTACCATCAGCATTTTGACTCGGTCATGCAGCTTCAGGAGGAAGCTCATCTGAACACCTCCTTCAAGCATTTTATCTTCTTTGTACAG gAGTTCAATCTCATTGATCGCAGAGAGCTGGCACCCCTGCAGGATCTTATTGAGAAACTAGGCAGCAAGGATAGATAG
- the dguok gene encoding deoxyguanosine kinase, mitochondrial isoform X1: protein MSGTSMRTIRRLFSSSVLYRFARSHMNRSNEIKRVSIEGNIAVGKSTFAKLLQSAGQDWEVIAEPVSKWQNVDQTTPQTADGAQQSSSNLLKMMYHDPKRWSYTFQTFSCMSRMRTHLQPLAARLLQSTDTPVQVYERSVYSDRYIFALNMFELGCINSTEWAVYQDWHSFLVEQFGHRIQLEGIIYLRASPQTCMERLGRRGRMEEEGIQLDYLEKLHTKHEDWLINKSTKVHFEHLAKLPVLVLDAEVEFEKDAKVQDALLTKVKDFFSVL from the exons atGTCAGGGACGAGTATGAGAACGATAAGGCGCCTTTTCTCGAGCTCTGTTTTATACCGTTTTGCGAGAAGCCACATGAATAGAAGCAATGAAATAAAGAGAGTCTCGATCGAAGGAAACATTG CGGTCGGGAAGTCAACATTTGCCAAGCTGCTCCAGAGTGCAGGACAGGACTGGGAAGTGATCGCAGAGCCCGTCAGCAAATGGCAAAATGTGGACCAAACGACTCCG CAGACTGCGGATGGTGCTCAGCAGTCATCCAGTAACCTGTTAAAGATGATGTACCATGATCCAAAGCGCTGGTCCTACACTTTCCAGACGTTCTCCTGCATGAGCCGCATGCGCACACATCTGCAGCCCCTTGCTGCCAGGTTACTGCAGTCCACAGACACACCGGTACAGGTGTACGAGCGCTCCGTCTACAGTGACAG GTACATCTTTGCTTTAAATATGTTTGAGCTTGGCTGTATAAACTCAACAGAGTGGGCTGTGTATCAGGATTGGCACTCCTTTCTTGTTGAGCAATTTGGTCATAGAATTCAACTGGAGGGCATCATATATCTCCGAGCATCTCCACAG ACCTGCATGGAGAGGTTAGGCAGACGAGGTCGAATGGAAGAAGAGGGAATTCAGCTTGATTACCTCGAGAAACTCCACACGAAACATGAAGATTGGCTCATCAACAAGAGTACAAA GGTTCATTTTGAGCACCTGGCCAAGCTGCCGGTGTTGGTTCTGGATGCTGAAGTAGAGTTTGAGAAGGACGCTAAGGTTCAAGATGCTCTCTTAACAAAG GTGAAAGATTTTTTCAGCGTATTATAA
- the dguok gene encoding deoxyguanosine kinase, mitochondrial isoform X2, with product MSGTSMRTIRRLFSSSVLYRFARSHMNRSNEIKRVSIEGNIAVGKSTFAKLLQSAGQDWEVIAEPVSKWQNVDQTTPTADGAQQSSSNLLKMMYHDPKRWSYTFQTFSCMSRMRTHLQPLAARLLQSTDTPVQVYERSVYSDRYIFALNMFELGCINSTEWAVYQDWHSFLVEQFGHRIQLEGIIYLRASPQTCMERLGRRGRMEEEGIQLDYLEKLHTKHEDWLINKSTKVHFEHLAKLPVLVLDAEVEFEKDAKVQDALLTKVKDFFSVL from the exons atGTCAGGGACGAGTATGAGAACGATAAGGCGCCTTTTCTCGAGCTCTGTTTTATACCGTTTTGCGAGAAGCCACATGAATAGAAGCAATGAAATAAAGAGAGTCTCGATCGAAGGAAACATTG CGGTCGGGAAGTCAACATTTGCCAAGCTGCTCCAGAGTGCAGGACAGGACTGGGAAGTGATCGCAGAGCCCGTCAGCAAATGGCAAAATGTGGACCAAACGACTCCG ACTGCGGATGGTGCTCAGCAGTCATCCAGTAACCTGTTAAAGATGATGTACCATGATCCAAAGCGCTGGTCCTACACTTTCCAGACGTTCTCCTGCATGAGCCGCATGCGCACACATCTGCAGCCCCTTGCTGCCAGGTTACTGCAGTCCACAGACACACCGGTACAGGTGTACGAGCGCTCCGTCTACAGTGACAG GTACATCTTTGCTTTAAATATGTTTGAGCTTGGCTGTATAAACTCAACAGAGTGGGCTGTGTATCAGGATTGGCACTCCTTTCTTGTTGAGCAATTTGGTCATAGAATTCAACTGGAGGGCATCATATATCTCCGAGCATCTCCACAG ACCTGCATGGAGAGGTTAGGCAGACGAGGTCGAATGGAAGAAGAGGGAATTCAGCTTGATTACCTCGAGAAACTCCACACGAAACATGAAGATTGGCTCATCAACAAGAGTACAAA GGTTCATTTTGAGCACCTGGCCAAGCTGCCGGTGTTGGTTCTGGATGCTGAAGTAGAGTTTGAGAAGGACGCTAAGGTTCAAGATGCTCTCTTAACAAAG GTGAAAGATTTTTTCAGCGTATTATAA
- the gtf2h3 gene encoding general transcription factor IIH subunit 3: MASDDDINILVIVLDVNPIWWGQQAQREPQFTLSTCLDSLMVLANAHLVMSRTNKLAIIANLYQKSHFLYPSKQWKSGDEISASSDGKYELLSITNDLFAEEIRNLMDRTEVSGSQTDSLLAVSLAKALCYIHRISKDMQAGQDVKSRILVIKAAEDSTLQYMNFMNVIFAAQKKNILIDACVLDADSGLLQQACDITGGLYLRIPQKIALTQYLLWVFLPDADQRSQLLLPPPVHVDYRAACFCHRNLIEIGYVCSVCLSIFCNFSPICTTCETAFKMPLPQMAKTKKKKAKTAN; this comes from the exons ATGGCATCTG ACGACGACATTAATATTCTGGTGATTGTGTTAGATGTCAACCCTATTTGGTGGGGCCAGCAAGCTCAGCGGGAACCTCAG ttCACGCTTTCGACATGCTTGGATTCTTTGATGGTCCTGGCAAATGCCCATTTAGTGATGTCAAGAACCAACAAACTAGCCATCATTGCAAACCTGTACCAAAAGAG ccacTTTCTATATCCAAGTAAGCAGTGGAAATCAGGGGATGAAATatctgcaagcagcgatggcaaATATGAGCTTCTGTCAATTACCAATGATCTCTTTGCAGAAGAGATCAGGAATCTCATGGACAGAA CAGAGGTCAGTGGCAGTCAAACAGACAGCCTGTTGGCCGTATCACTCGCCAAAGCTCTGTGCT ATATACATAGAATCTCAAAGGATATGCAAG CTGGACAGGACGTGAAATCAAGGATTTTG GTAATAAAAGCTGCTGAGGATTCTACATTACAGTACATGAACTTCATGAATGTGATCTTTGCAGCACAGAAGAAG AATATCCTGATTGATGCCTGTGTGTTGGACGCTGACTCCGGACTACTGCAGCAG GCTTGTGACATAACTGGAGGCTTGTATCTCAGAATTCCCCAGAAGATCGCTCTCACACAGTATTTGTTG TGGGTATTTTTACCAGACGCAGACCAGAGATCGCAGCTGTTATTGCCTCCTCCGGTACACGTAGACTACAGGGCCGCTTGCTTCTGCCACCGCAACCTGATTGAAATTGGCTACGTCTGTTCAGTGTGCCTGTCAA TATTCTGTAACTTCAGTCCAATTTGTACAACATGCGA GACTGCCTTTAAAATGCCACTGCCTCAGATGGCtaaaacaaagaagaaaaaagctAAAACTGCAAACTGA